In the Chryseobacterium sp. MYb264 genome, one interval contains:
- a CDS encoding type II 3-dehydroquinate dehydratase, with protein sequence MQGANMSYLGKRDPNHYGSTTAAQLDELVKAHAKSKGYDLEIFYTNTEGQAIDKIYSAVEKGVEGIVMNPGGFTYSGVSLRDCLISVPVPYVEVHMLSEKDWSGESVTMAAGDGKISGFGTYSYILGLDAMLNILTTAKK encoded by the coding sequence ATTCAGGGCGCTAATATGTCTTATTTGGGAAAAAGAGACCCCAATCATTATGGAAGTACGACCGCAGCTCAGCTGGATGAACTTGTAAAAGCACATGCAAAATCCAAAGGCTATGATCTTGAGATATTTTACACCAATACAGAAGGGCAAGCCATTGATAAAATTTACTCCGCAGTGGAAAAAGGAGTTGAAGGAATTGTAATGAACCCGGGAGGTTTTACGTATAGCGGAGTCTCATTAAGAGATTGTTTAATTTCCGTGCCTGTTCCTTATGTGGAAGTTCACATGCTTAGTGAAAAAGACTGGAGCGGGGAATCTGTAACGATGGCTGCAGGAGATGGGAAGATCAGCGGTTTCGGAACGTATTCCTACATCTTAGGATTAGATGCGATGCTTAATATATTAACAACAGCGAAGAAGTAA
- a CDS encoding endonuclease/exonuclease/phosphatase family protein, producing MRKFLSFLTIISTVVISAQQGKLRKVATVGFLNVENLFDIYNSADYIDGTKDKKNPAFHRSIPVDSIQFLEAEKYDGEWSDDLLKGKKVVRYQGSSKEFTPESPKNYDTRIYQQKLANEAKVISELGSQYTKTAPAVVGLIEVENRQVIEDLIKQPALAKYDYGIVHYNSYDYRGIDVALIYQKRRFTVTNSLKKELKVYGSDGKREYTRDILVVTGFLDNEKVAFFMNHWPSRRGGEAASLPKRNAAATLLKQQMDSVRAADPSTKLFAMGDFNDDPVSPSLKVHLQAASSPKELSDSKPYLNLMYPLYKKGVASLAYQDAPNLFDQIIVSKNLISDEVTKEYSVYKSEIYAPSYLVNKEGNYKGYPFRSWNGDKFTGGYSDHFPAFVVLQKEP from the coding sequence ATGAGAAAATTTTTAAGTTTTTTAACTATTATTTCTACGGTAGTCATTTCTGCACAACAGGGAAAATTGAGAAAGGTAGCCACTGTCGGATTCCTGAATGTGGAAAACCTGTTCGATATCTATAATTCTGCAGATTATATCGATGGAACAAAAGATAAGAAAAACCCGGCCTTTCACAGAAGCATTCCGGTGGACTCCATTCAATTTTTGGAAGCAGAAAAATACGATGGAGAATGGAGCGATGATCTTCTAAAAGGAAAAAAAGTCGTGAGATACCAGGGAAGCTCTAAGGAGTTCACACCTGAAAGTCCAAAGAACTATGACACCAGAATTTATCAGCAAAAACTTGCCAATGAAGCAAAGGTAATCTCTGAACTTGGATCACAATATACCAAAACAGCTCCAGCGGTCGTTGGCCTTATTGAGGTTGAAAACAGACAGGTTATCGAAGATCTTATCAAGCAGCCGGCACTGGCAAAGTACGATTATGGTATTGTTCATTACAATTCCTATGATTATCGGGGAATTGATGTAGCCCTGATCTATCAGAAAAGAAGATTCACGGTTACCAACTCCCTAAAAAAAGAACTAAAGGTCTATGGCAGTGACGGAAAAAGAGAATACACAAGGGATATCTTAGTGGTTACCGGATTTTTAGATAACGAAAAAGTAGCCTTTTTTATGAACCACTGGCCATCAAGAAGAGGTGGTGAAGCGGCTTCTCTACCTAAAAGAAACGCAGCAGCGACATTGTTAAAACAACAAATGGATAGTGTAAGAGCAGCAGACCCAAGCACAAAACTTTTTGCAATGGGAGATTTTAATGATGATCCTGTAAGTCCCAGCCTGAAAGTACATTTACAGGCGGCATCTTCACCGAAAGAGCTAAGCGACAGCAAGCCTTATCTTAACCTCATGTATCCTTTATACAAAAAAGGTGTTGCATCGCTGGCCTATCAGGATGCCCCCAATCTGTTTGATCAGATCATTGTTTCCAAAAATCTTATTTCTGATGAGGTAACAAAAGAATATTCGGTATATAAATCTGAAATTTACGCCCCTTCCTATTTAGTAAACAAAGAAGGAAATTATAAAGGTTATCCTTTTAGATCCTGGAACGGAGATAAATTCACAGGGGGATACAGCGATCACTTTCCCGCATTTGTCGTTCTTCAAAAAGAACCATAA
- a CDS encoding DUF6146 family protein has protein sequence MVFITISCKAQSKSRSDKQKSKITPSKNEDKKWDITVIDTQFDYFLNAVAKPMNQYSESYLKTKKYDAGHRVECLFFFRKIQKCHKILH, from the coding sequence GTGGTTTTTATAACTATTAGCTGCAAGGCCCAAAGTAAATCCAGAAGCGATAAACAAAAGTCAAAAATTACCCCCTCAAAAAATGAGGATAAAAAATGGGATATCACGGTAATTGATACTCAGTTTGATTATTTCCTGAATGCCGTTGCCAAACCCATGAATCAATATTCAGAATCATATTTGAAAACAAAAAAATACGATGCTGGTCACAGAGTGGAATGCTTATTCTTCTTCAGGAAAATACAGAAATGTCATAAAATCCTCCATTGA
- a CDS encoding DUF6146 family protein — MLVTEWNAYSSSGKYRNVIKSSIDYDSKENYRLKFEYKLYQVCVCKLEISFKNE, encoded by the coding sequence ATGCTGGTCACAGAGTGGAATGCTTATTCTTCTTCAGGAAAATACAGAAATGTCATAAAATCCTCCATTGATTATGATTCTAAAGAAAATTACAGATTAAAATTTGAATATAAGCTGTATCAGGTTTGCGTATGTAAACTGGAAATATCGTTTAAAAACGAATAG